In a genomic window of Gossypium arboreum isolate Shixiya-1 chromosome 9, ASM2569848v2, whole genome shotgun sequence:
- the LOC108453975 gene encoding cytochrome P450 CYP736A12-like, with amino-acid sequence MALSAATLLTALAVLCSFFYVLFYISSSKNGKGKGKAIPGPRPLPIIGNLHMLGMLPHQSLYHLAKKYGPMMSIRLGVVPTVVVSSPQVAEIFLKTHDAVFASRPRLQVLELIYNGKRGIAFTELGSYWRSVRKICNMTIFTASKIESFASTRKEVLAHFIESLKEAASAKEVVNISKKVGALNEEMTLRMVLGNVKKYQGFNLKELIDELTHIAGAFNLADVVPFLGAFDLQGIKARTKKLGEKLDKALEMIIDDHEQHKQDDFVGTLLKELNQPMNNDGDIMDRNSIKAITIDMMVGALDTSAATLEWALSELLRHPRVMLKLQQELESIVGNKRMVEENDLPKLEYLDMVVKEIFRLHPVAPLLVPRESVEDIIIDGCYIPKQSRVLVNIWAMGRDPNIWSNNAEEFFPERFIDSNIDLHGHDFELIPFGAGRRLCPGKKLGLITVKLILAQLVHCFNWELPSGMSPNELDMTENFGVSLPRKINLCVKPTYRM; translated from the exons ATGGCTCTTTCAGCAGCCACTCTTCTCACTGCCCTTGCAGTACTCTGCTCTTTCTTCTACGTTCTATTTTACATCTCATCAAGcaaaaatggaaaaggaaaagGGAAAGCCATTCCCGGTCCGCGACCCTTGCCAATTATTGGAAACCTCCACATGTTAGGCATGCTTCCACACCAATCCCTTTATCACTTGGCCAAAAAATATGGTCCTATGATGTCCATAAGGCTAGGCGTTGTGCCAACTGTTGTCGTTTCGTCCCCTCAAGTCGCCGAGATATTTCTCAAGACACATGATGCTGTTTTCGCGAGCAGGCCAAGACTTCAAGTCCTAGAATTAATTTACAATGGCAAAAGGGGCATAGCATTCACAGAACTTGGATCATATTGGCGTAGTGTGAGGAAGATTTGTAATATGACAATTTTTACTGCATCGAAAATTGAATCGTTTGCATCAACGAGGAAGGAGGTGCTAGCGCATTTCATTGAATCTTTGAAAGAAGCTGCATCAGCGAAGGAAGTGGTCAACATTAGTAAGAAGGTTGGGGCGCTTAATGAAGAGATGACTTTGAGAATGGTTTTGGGGAATGTGAAGAAGTATCAGGGATTTAACCTCAAGGAGCTTATTGATGAGCTTACTCACATAGCAGGAGCTTTCAATCTTGCAGATGTTGTTCCTTTTCTGGGTGCTTTCGACCTACAG GGAATCAAAGCACGTACAAAGAAACTCGGCGAAAAACTTGATAAAGCGCTCGAGATGATCATTGATGACCATGAACAACATAAACAGGATGATTTCGTCGGTACGCTGCTTAAAGAGTTAAATCAACCAATGAACAATGATGGTGATATAATGGATCGGAATAGCATCAAAGCCATAACAATAGATATGATGGTGGGTGCCTTGGACACTTCAGCTGCCACATTGGAGTGGGCATTATCAGAGCTCCTAAGGCATCCAAGGGTAATGTTAAAACTCCAACAAGAGCTAGAAAGCATTGTCGGGAACAAGAGAATGGTAGAGGAAAATGATTTACCAAAATTGGAGTACCTAGACATGGTTGTGAAAGAAATTTTTAGGCTTCATCCTGTTGCACCTTTGCTAGTTCCTCGTGAGTCAGTGGAAGACATAATTATTGATGGCTGTTACATACCAAAACAATCAAGGGTCTTAGTGAACATTTGGGCCATGGGGAGAGACCCTAACATTTGGTCCAACAACGCTGAAGAGTTTTTTCCAGAAAGGTTCATTGATAGCAATATAGACCTTCATGGACATGATTTTGAACTCATCCCATTTGGTGCAGGCCGTAGATTATGCCCAGGGAAGAAATTAGGGTTAATCACAGTTAAACTTATTCTAGCTCAATTGGTGCATTGTTTCAATTGGGAGCTACCTAGCGGAATGTCGCCGAATGAACTGGACATGACTGAGAACTTTGGTGTCTCGTTGCCAAGGAAGATTAATTTGTGTGTCAAGCCCACTTATCGAAtgtaa